CATTGTATATAATGTAAGATACAGCCATATATTTTCAGCCTCATAGTGATTTCTCGAGTATCCCATTGTATATACCATAATTGGTCATGCATTCAACTCTATATGCCATTCCTCTTACCAGTTACTTTGTTAGATTTAAGTGAAATAATCCAAAAAAGTCATTCTGTTGAAGGCCTAGATGAGTGTTTAAGCAATCAAGTTTTATAAATTACAAAGGTTTCAATATCTTATGCTTAAAGCAAAGATTCCATGTAGCCATTACGAATGACAATTAGGAACATGACAAACTTTCAGCCAAACAAGCTCAATTTCCAAATTATGTTAAGGAGTACTTATGTATTCTAATATGCCAAGCACTCTGCAAAACATGAATAAATTATATCTATGTTAATGGAATTTACCTTCCTTAGGAGAAAATTGGATGATACAATCAGGAAATGAAGAATCTGATAGCCTTTACCCACCTCCAACCAAGCGTAAAgtctttcatgaaaattatttcgagCCTCTTGCTGAGGAATTCTTGATAAGTGGCTCTGAAATTGATATTTTGCCACCAATTTCACCaggtaaaaataagaaatatatttctaatatttttaaaggcAACATGCATAATTATTATGACTTAACACATAAGCTTTAATTCCAGCTTCCCTTCCATTGAATCTATCTATATCCTCATCACTTGTATCAGCTGAATATAATTCTTCAGAAGATGAAGCCTCTAATGTGAATGgtgagttatatttattttatttactttctcaaGCCTGTACATATAAAATACATGTGTAAAAGTATAATATAATACATAAGTATTAAATATATGATGTGGCAGTAGCAGTACCAAACTTAATTAGGATGTGAGATGTTCTGGCTGGTTGGCCTTATATGTAACAATTTTTGTTTAGTAAAATCAAACTTAATGTGATAATaaacaatttcttttgtttgaagaCTCTGCTGAGGTGGTGGTACCTGGTGTGTATGTACTGTCAGAAAGTATAGTTAATGAAGACAACCAAACACCTTTCACTTCTTCTGCAAAAAGACAGCAAGGTGAGACCTGATGACATTCATGTAGGATGTCAGTGAATCTTGTAGAAGTCTTGATGAGTAGGTATACCCActaacatatatatgtatatatatgtttaATGTCACCACATTTTCTTTACACTTGCATTAAATTTGGCACACCAGTGATGACCATGTTGTTCTTGTTTCTTACTAATAAAGAGTAGCTCTGTATGTAACAATTTTCATTCAGTTCCACATGATCTGGTGGAAGAAAATACTGACTCAAgttatcaaattaaatttgaaacattaattAATATCCCTATCTTTCAGGAGTGATTCTGTACTCTGAGCCAGCTCCACATCCACAAGATTCTAATTTTCTGACCAATCCTGGCCTCTTGATTGATACTCAATTTACTGCTGGGGAACACAGGGAAAAGGTCTCCGTCTCAACCAGTCCCGTCAGGAAGCGTCCAAGGAATGAAGTATTGTGGAAGAGAAATGTAAACAAGACTTTAAAAAACTTAGGACAGCCTTACACATCATGTAAAGGCAAAGAGTGTGAAGGGGCTAAGATGCGTGACCCTTGTGCATGTAGGATGGATTGTGTCCATAAAATAACTGAAGAGGAAAGACATCAAATTCACAACATCTTTTGGCAGCTGGGTGTGCATACTAGACAGTGGGAATTCATTAGAGTGAATTCACTATGCACTCCCACAAAACATCAGCCTGGCAAAGTAAATGCGGTGAGAAAGGTTAGccgcacttatttttttaatgtcaaaggaAATAATATTGTAGTTTGTAAGCAAATGTTTATGCGTACACTTGGAATTTGTGACAGCTGGATTGATTCAGCCTATAATCACATAAATCCTGAGAAAGGCTTTACTTTATCACCAGATAAAAGAGGGGGACAAAAGAAAGGTGGAATGGTAACCTTAACACTGGAAAAAATTGATAGTGTAAGGGACCATGTCAATAAATTTCCTCGCATCCCTTCCCACTACTGCAGGAAGAGGACCAAGCGAGAATACCTTCAAAAGGGGCTAAGCATCAGCAAGATGTCAAGACTATATGCTCAATGGGCAGAAGAAATTGAGTTGCCGAAATCATCAATTGCAAGCCAGAGGCAGTATCGTgacattgtaaataa
This genomic interval from Ischnura elegans chromosome 5, ioIscEleg1.1, whole genome shotgun sequence contains the following:
- the LOC124159831 gene encoding uncharacterized protein LOC124159831; the encoded protein is MSRSKRLVELALQSSRINAGENWMIQSGNEESDSLYPPPTKRKVFHENYFEPLAEEFLISGSEIDILPPISPASLPLNLSISSSLVSAEYNSSEDEASNVNGELYLFYLLSQACTYKIHV